ACGCCCACGACGTGCTGGCGGTCGCCAAGGGCCTGCTCCCCGAAGAGCTGAAGGCCGAGGTCGAGGAGGCACCTGGCGACTCCGTCGAAGACGCGGTCGCGAATCTCACCTGGCTGCCCGGCGAGGTCGTCCTCGTCGGCTCCAGTCGTCTGGCGCAGCCGCGCCGCCTGTTCCTGGGCTCCACCGCAGCGAAGATGCTGCACGAACTGCCCGTACCCATGATCGTCGTCCCGCGCACCCGCGCCGAAGCAGGAGTCCGCTGATGAGCAGCACGAACCGGGCGACGGAGCCCGAATCCGGCGTGACCACCGGCATCTCGCAGAAAGGATTGAGTGCAGGGGCCGTCGGCGTCCTCGGAGCCGTCGTGATCGGCGTCTCCACCATCGCCCCGGCGTACACCCTCACCGCCTCCCTCGGTCCGACGGTCGCCGTCGTCGGCACGCAGGTGCCCGCGATCATGCTCGTCGGGTTCATCCCGATGCTCCTGACCGCCTTCGGCTACCGCGAGCTGAATCGCATGATGCCCGACTCCGGCACCTCCTTCACGTGGGGCGTGCGGGCGTTCGGGCCGTGGATCGGCTGGATGACCGGATGGGGTCTGATCGCCGCCACCGTCATCGTGCTGTCGAACCTCGCCGGCATCGCCGTCGAGTTCCTGTTCCTGCTGATCGCACAGGTCAGCGGCAACCCCGCTATCGCGGACCTCGCGTTCAACCCCTTCATCAACGTGGTCGTCTGTCTGCTCTTCATGCTCGGCGCGACACTCGTGTCGTACCGCGACATGCAGACCACCCAGAAGTTCCAGTACATCCTCGTCGGCTTCCAGGTGCTCGTTCTCGTCGTCTTCGCGACCGTCGCGATCATCAAGGCCGTGAACGGCGACGCACCGGAGCCGACCGCATTCTCGTGGTCGTGGTTCAACCCGTTCGAGGTGCCGTCGTTCAGTGCCTTCGCCGCAGGCCTCTCGCTCTCGATCTTCATCTTCTGGGGCTGGGACGTCGTCCTCACCATGAACGAGGAGACGAAGGACCCGGCCAAGACCCCTGGGCGCGCCGCCATGGTCACCGTCGTGGTCGTCGTCGCCCTCTACCTGCTTCTCGCGATCGGTCTCATCATGTTCGCCGGTGTCGGCACGGGGGACTACGGACTCGCGAACGAGGACATCTCCGCGAACGTGTTCTTCGCGTTGTCCGACCCGATCCTCGGGCCGCTCGCGTTCCTCGTCTCGCTCGCCGTGCTGTCGAGCTCGGCGGCCTCCCTCCAGTCGACCGCCGTCGGCCCCGCCCGCACGCTCCTCGCGATGGGACACTACGGTGCTCTGCCCAAGCAGTTCGCACGGGTCAGCCCCCGGTTCTTCACCCCGGGCTACTCGACGATCGTGTCGGCCGTCGTCGCCTCGGTCTTCTATGCGGTGATGCGCCTCGTCAGCGAGAACGTCCTCACCGACACGATCCTCTCGCTCGGCATGATGATCTGCTTCTACTACGGACTCACCGCCTTCGCCTGCGTCTGGTACTTCCGCAAGCAGTGGTTCGACTCGGCCAGGAGCTTCTTCTTCACGTTCCTGTTCCCGCTCGTCGGCGGCGCGATCCTCGCCGTGCTGTTCGTCACGACGCTCATCGACTCGATGGACCCGGCGTACGGCAGCGGATCGAGCATCGGCGGCCTCGGCCTCGTGTTCGTCCTCGGTGTCGGCATCATCGTCGTCGGCATCGCGATCATGATCTGGCAGGCGATCCGTCGTCCGGCCTTCTTCCGTGGCGAGACCCTCGGCGTCGATGCGCCGCCGAGCGTCCGTCGCCGCTGACCTGAAGTCCCCGCCCCCACAGAAAGAGAATCCATGAGCACTCAGACAGAGCAGGCGCTGCTCGACAGCATCCCCACCGGCCTCTTCATCGGCGGAGAGTGGATCGACGGCGAGACCGGTGCCACGTTCGACGTGCACGATCCGGCGACCGGCGCGGT
This genomic interval from Microbacterium hydrocarbonoxydans contains the following:
- a CDS encoding APC family permease, whose amino-acid sequence is MSSTNRATEPESGVTTGISQKGLSAGAVGVLGAVVIGVSTIAPAYTLTASLGPTVAVVGTQVPAIMLVGFIPMLLTAFGYRELNRMMPDSGTSFTWGVRAFGPWIGWMTGWGLIAATVIVLSNLAGIAVEFLFLLIAQVSGNPAIADLAFNPFINVVVCLLFMLGATLVSYRDMQTTQKFQYILVGFQVLVLVVFATVAIIKAVNGDAPEPTAFSWSWFNPFEVPSFSAFAAGLSLSIFIFWGWDVVLTMNEETKDPAKTPGRAAMVTVVVVVALYLLLAIGLIMFAGVGTGDYGLANEDISANVFFALSDPILGPLAFLVSLAVLSSSAASLQSTAVGPARTLLAMGHYGALPKQFARVSPRFFTPGYSTIVSAVVASVFYAVMRLVSENVLTDTILSLGMMICFYYGLTAFACVWYFRKQWFDSARSFFFTFLFPLVGGAILAVLFVTTLIDSMDPAYGSGSSIGGLGLVFVLGVGIIVVGIAIMIWQAIRRPAFFRGETLGVDAPPSVRRR